One stretch of Punica granatum isolate Tunisia-2019 chromosome 5, ASM765513v2, whole genome shotgun sequence DNA includes these proteins:
- the LOC116206716 gene encoding heavy metal-associated isoprenylated plant protein 5-like: protein MVIFCKSFVIDDVADGGMRKKKAADERQSTKIGSKNNATDGRNKKNVPVVAKEPKVAPVEPMAKVVKASDGTRTKGRADHDHGASAIAPAPPHGTDIPLAKHSATSQPPPSPLLPQAVNQMVQWPDSNPDDYKQLLDSSPSLQARSKVSSLQLVKGSGGNDHNSKKLLDKLDSWLRKRERNDLKSTSVLVLKMTLHCEGCVRKIRQALKKFGGVEDFAFDADRDLVAVLGAVNEEKLVWHLERDLKKEITVVLSAKTTNNKEAAVPAADGRNKKKPDVAVHKRSSKKAKEGAAGTGQEVDPLTPPVAVKTDEKKTKPRCSPAVSAGAGGEGEPDRADMDMPLVRETTSTLNLRIKVHCDGCIEKIREAIKQFKEAVDSVDLQVSSDLVTVMVAVEGRVDMRDLILYLSNILKHEVEVEVTRKSTGAPVDEKHCIKPPVDLENKYKKGHPVASCAGIQGCVKRITPATPLPIYVKDINGRASESVPVTNNPSSYGVHYYGNSGANHLLPQNLGTFMGNLDMFNEENPHACSIM from the exons ATGGTTATCTTCTGTAAGAGCTTTGTCATCGATGATGTCGCAGATGGGGgaatgaggaagaagaaggcaGCGGATGAG CGCCAATCAACCAAAATTGGAAGCAAGAACAATGCCACCGATGGCAGAAACAAGAAGAATGTCCCTGTGGTGGCGAAGGAACCTAAGGTTGCTCCAGTCGAGCCAATGGCAAAAGTAGTAAAAGCAAGTGATG GCACCCGAACTAAGGGGAGGGCTGATCATGACCATGGGGCCTCTGCAATTGCCCCAGCACCACCTCATGGTACGGACATACCGTTGGCCAAGCATAGCGCAACAAGTCAGCCGCCGCCATCACCACTGCTGCCACAGGCTGTCAACCAGATGGTTCAATGGCCGGATTCAAATCCAGATGATTATAAGCAGCTTCTCGATAGTTCTCCTTCGCTTCAGGCTCGTTCTAAAGTTAGCAGCCTCCAACTCGTGAAAGGGAGTGGGGGCAACGACCATAACAGCAAGAAATTGCTCGACAAGTTGGACTCCTGGCTCCGGAAGCGCGAGCGGAATGACCTTAAG AGTACAAGCGTGCTGGTCTTGAAGATGACATTGCACTGCGAAGGCTGCGTCCGCAAAATCCGGCAAGCTCTGAAGAAGTTTGGAG GAGTCGAGGATTTTGCCTTCGATGCGGACAGAGATCTAGTGGCTGTATTGGGCGCCGTCAACGAGGAGAAACTCGTTTGGCACCTGGAGCGGGACCTGAAGAAAGAGATCACTGTGGTTCTTTCAGCGAAAACGACCAACAACAAGGAAGCTGCAGTGCCGGCTGCTGATGGTAGGAACAAGAAGAAGCCAGACGTTGCCGTTCATAAGCGCAGCAGTAAGAAGGCCAAGGAGGGCGCTGCTGGTACCGGCCAAGAGGTGGACCCATTAACTCCGCCAGTGGCCGTGAAAACAGACGAGAAAAAGACCAAACCACGCTGCTCACCTGCTGTAAGTGCCGGAGCAGGAGGGGAGGGGGAGCCGGACAGGGCCGACATGGACATGCCTTTAGTCCGTGAG ACTACCAGCACGCTGAACTTGAGAATCAAAGTGCATTGTGATGGCTGCATTGAGAAGATTCGCGAAGCCATTAAGCAATTCAAAG AAGCTGTCGACTCGGTCGACCTACAGGTGAGCAGCGACCTTGTGACAGTGATGGTGGCGGTGGAGGGGAGAGTGGACATGAGAGACCTCATCCTTTACCTCAGCAACATCTTGAAGCACGAGGTGGAGGTGGAAGTTACTAGAAAAAGCACCGGTGCACCGGTCGATGAGAAACACTGCATCAAGCCACCTGTCGACCTGGAGAACAAGTACAAGAAGGGTCATCCGGTAGCCAGTTGTGCTGGTATACAGGGTTGCGTCAAGCGAATAACTCCAGCAACTCCGCTGCCGATCTATGTGAAGGACATCAACGGGAGAGCGAGTGAGAGTGTGCCGGTGACAAATAATCCGAGCAGCTACGGCGTACATTATTATGGTAACAGTGGCGCCAACCACCTCTTACCTCAGAATCTGGGCACGTTCATGGGAAATCTCGACATGTTCAACGAGGAGAATCCTCATGCTTGCTCCATCATGTGA
- the LOC116208602 gene encoding auxin-responsive protein SAUR71, whose protein sequence is MSVGKSCETKSEGSSVKLRPFIRKLQRGLLLNLSPERSETKQLPALPDDVPEGHFVVLATEGGEAERFVVALGYLTEPAFLRLLEKAKEEYRFEQKGALTVPCRPQELQRILQRRRRKLVTARCACLVMLR, encoded by the coding sequence ATGTCTGTTGGGAAGAGCTGTGAAACAAAGAGCGAGGGATCCTCCGTGAAGCTCAGGCCCTTCATCCGGAAGCTGCAGAGGGGTCTCCTGCTGAATTTATCCCCGGAGCGGAGCGAAACCAAGCAGCTCCCTGCACTGCCCGATGATGTCCCGGaagggcattttgttgttcttgcaacGGAGGGGGGAGAAGCGGAGAGGTTTGTTGTTGCACTGGGATATCTCACCGAACCGGCATTTCTGCGGTTACTGGAGAAGGCTAAAGAGGAGTACAGGTTTGAGCAGAAGGGAGCTCTCACAGTCCCCTGTCGGCCCCAGGAGCTGCAGAGGATCCTGCAACGCCGGAGGAGAAAGCTGGTAACTGCGCGGTGTGCGTGCCTTGTAATGCTCCGATAA
- the LOC116208601 gene encoding thylakoid lumenal 15.0 kDa protein 2, chloroplastic yields MAFLRLPSSSSSLAFAKLLSSATAEPVLAPSQLSFPASSSSVHSRLTNFSCLLSDLRSKSFNFLLSGTLALGLALTGVGNAEAAKSGVNKPELLPREFTPVIDVAGFLSDGQERRIAQEIADIERDTGFKLRVLAQNYPDTPGLAIRDFWNVDDRTIVFVADPTFGNILNFNVGASVDLDIPRSFWSRLAGKYGNFFYWKEKGEDASIEAAVMAISSCLREPVGPNNCSDVK; encoded by the exons ATGGCATTTTTGAGGcttccatcttcttcctcctcccttgCATTTGCTAAGCTCCTCTCCTCTGCAACTGCAGAACCCGTCCTGGCACCATCGCAGCTGTCCTTTCCGGCCTCTTCGAGTTCAGTCCACAGTAGACTGACCAACTTCAGTTGCCTCCTCTCTGATCTCCGTTCAAAGTCCTTCAACTTCCTTCTCTCGGGAACACTGGCATTGGGGCTTGCACTCACCG GAGTCGGGAATGCTGAGGCTGCGAAGTCAGGAGTAAACAAGCCTGAGCTGCTGCCCAGAGAGTTCACTCCCGTTATTGATGTCGCTGGATTCCTCTCCGACGGTCAG GAAAGAAGAATAGCCCAGGAGATTGCTGACATTGAAAGAGACACCGGGTTCAAGCTTAGAGTCCTAGCCCAGAATTATCCCGACACACCCG GATTAGCAATTAGAGATTTCTGGAATGTAGATGATCGGACCATTGTCTTTGTTGCAGATCCCACCTTTG GCAACATATTAAACTTTAATGTGGGGGCTTCAGTCGATCTAGACATTCCACGGAGCTTCTGGAGTCGTTTGGCAGGGAAATACGGCAACTTCTTCTACTGGAAAGAGAAG GGCGAAGATGCATCTATTGAGGCAGCTGTGATGGCAATATCGAGTTGCTTGAGAGAGCCGGTGGGACCCAACAACTGTTCGGACGTAAAATAG
- the LOC116208603 gene encoding uncharacterized protein LOC116208603, translating to MEKYFGNAYRGDPGVPHADPERFVNIWIGSAAFSALTWFNPYMWQLTNQFNWHDKAFLFEQYHWKKARAKNQPYKFKWNEYMDKDHRDSYYFNWPVYFP from the exons atgGAGAAGTACTTCGGGAACGCGTATCGGGGGGACCCGGGAGTGCCGCACGCCGACCCGGAGCGGTTCGTCAACATATGGATAGGGTCCGCCGCTTTCTCTGCCCTCACCTGGTTCAATCCCTACATGTGGCAGCTCACCAATCAGTTCAA TTGGCATGACAAAGCATTTCTGTTTGAGCAATATCACTGGAAGAAAGCTAGGGCAAAGAACCAGCCTTACAAATTCAAG TGGAATGAGTACATGGACAAGGATCACCGAGACTCGTACTATTTCAACTGGCCCGTGTACTTCCCATGA
- the LOC116207753 gene encoding transcription initiation factor TFIID subunit 8 → MNNGGANTHRDNAHASTRRPAADDFGLAVSRVAVAQICESVGFESFRDSALDSLADIAVRYLRDLGRASGFYANLAGRTECNVFDIIRALEDLGNFQGFSGAAMVSNCVAGSGIMREIMDYAETAEEIPFAHPLPRFPVNRERRLIPSFDHMGETPSGKHIPSWLPALPDPHTYKQTPMWNERKSDLRADKLEQARQRRKAERSLLNLQQRLAVYGSAGASTSGNVPDENVKGAQFVEGNPYLTLPLQAGEKDVSQITVPDVLSDGPAKDNHASILETFTPAIEAMRDRFSDDADGDGDGKSKLLPDKRPAVQFKFKMSKKVLGQSLDLDLRNRSIGKPVAVTVREEERDEKKRRAEYILRQSMENPQELTQL, encoded by the coding sequence ATGAACAATGGAGGTGCAAATACACACCGGGACAATGCACATGCTTCGACGAGAAGACCTGCTGCTGATGACTTCGGGCTCGCTGTCTCAAGGGTTGCGGTGGCTCAGATATGCGAGAGCGTGGGGTTTGAGAGCTTCCGAGACTCGGCGCTTGACTCGCTTGCGGACATTGCGGTTAGGTACCTTCGGGACTTAGGCAGGGCCTCGGGCTTTTATGCTAACTTAGCGGGTAGGACTGAGTGTAATGTGTTTGACATCATTAGGGCGCTAGAGGATTTAGGTAACTTTCAGGGATTTTCTGGTGCAGCCATGGTGAGCAACTGCGTTGCTGGCTCTGGTATAATGAGGGAGATTATGGATTATGCGGAAACGGCTGAAGAGATCCCTTTTGCGCATCCACTGCCCCGGTTTCCAGTAAATAGGGAGCGGAGGTTGATCCCAAGTTTTGACCACATGGGTGAGACTCCGTCCGGGAAACATATTCCTTCTTGGTTGCCTGCTTTGCCCGATCCTCACACTTATAAGCAAACACCCATGTGGAATGAGAGGAAGTCAGACCTCCGAGCAGATAAACTTGAGCAAGCAAGGCAGAGGAGGAAGGCAGAGAGGTCTCTGTTGAACTTGCAGCAAAGGCTGGCAGTTTATGGTTCAGCAGGAGCTTCAACCTCAGGCAATGTCCCTGATGAGAATGTTAAAGGAGCTCAATTTGTTGAAGGAAATCCTTACCTTACCCTGCCTCTGCAAGCAGGGGAGAAAGATGTGTCGCAAATCACTGTGCCTGATGTGCTTTCTGATGGACCAGCAAAGGATAATCATGCTTCCATTCTCGAGACATTTACCCCTGCAATAGAAGCAATGAGGGATCGGTTTTCTGATGATGCCGATGGAGATGGCGATGGTAAGAGCAAGCTCCTTCCGGACAAAAGACCTGCTGTTCAGTTTAAGTTCAAAATGAGCAAGAAGGTTCTGggtcagtccttggatttggATCTTCGAAACAGAAGTATCGGGAAGCCTGTCGCTGTAACAGTGCGCGAGGAAGAGCGAgatgagaagaagagaagagctGAGTATATTCTCAGACAATCTATGGAAAACCCACAGGAGCTCACGCAGTTGTAG